A single region of the Pygocentrus nattereri isolate fPygNat1 chromosome 27, fPygNat1.pri, whole genome shotgun sequence genome encodes:
- the elfn1a gene encoding protein ELFN1, which translates to MASRKASMACSGGMVMSAFFWSVAIIYLTHIGGVRGDCWLIEGEKGFVWLAICSQNQPPYEAIPQHINSTIVDLRLNENKIKSIHYSALSRFANLTYLNLTKNEISYIEDGAFSAQFNLQVLQMGFNKLRNLTEGILRGLGKLQYLYLQANLIETVTPNAFWECPNLENIDLSMNRIQVLDGSTFTSLTKLTTCELYTNPFNCSCELLGFVKWLSVFPNRTNERMVCDSPAGVSGYSLLSQNPNNPTQRNALHMLSTVCTEDYVTPYIPVPPETTTYPPDATPCGLEDCPSGTDPEEISISPTYPDVDMKPVMKLKQVSHTNAVVTIQIPHPYKKMYILVLYNNSFFTDIQNLKKQKEDIELKNLKPHTDYTYCVVSIRNSLRFNHTCLTLSTSSRNGRAKEASNATATHYIMTILGCLFSMVIVLGVVYYCLRKKRQQDEKHKKAGSMKKNIIELKYGGELEGETISRMSQKQMMAGESMSRMPYLPSGSEMDQYKLQDISDTPKMAKGNYMEVRTGEHPDRRECEMAMPSNSQGSVAEISTIAKEVDKVNQIINNCIDALKSESTSFQGVKSGAVSTAEPQLVLISEQPQSKSGFLSPVYKDSYHHSLQRHHSSDTSPKRPSTATGGPMRSPRPYRSEGAYKSESKYIEKTSPTGETIMTITPAAAILRAEAEKIRQYSEHRHSYPDAQIEELEGPESHKTSILEPLTRPRPRDLAYSQLSPQYHNLSYSSSPEYYCKPSHSIWERFKLHRKRHKDEEYMAAGHALRKKVQFAKDEDLHDILDYWKGVSAQHKS; encoded by the coding sequence ATGGCTTCCAGGAAGGCATCCATGGCTTGTAGTGGTGGCATGGTGATGAGTGCCTTCTTCTGGTCTGTGGCCATAATCTATCTGACTCACATAGGTGGAGTGAGGGGGGACTGCTGGCTCATTGAAGGGGAAAAGGGCTTTGTGTGGCTGGCCATTTGCAGCCAAAACCAGCCGCCTTATGAGGCCATCCCCCAGCATATCAACAGCACCATTGTGGACCTTCGcttgaatgaaaataaaataaaaagtatccATTATTCTGCCCTCAGCCGCTTTGCCAACCTAACATACCTGAATCTAACAAAGAACGAGATTAGCTATATAGAGGACGGGGCCTTTTCAGCCCAGTTCAACTTACAGGTACTCCAGATGGGTTTCAATAAGCTGCGCAACTTAACTGAAGGGATTCTCAGGGGGTTGGGCAAGCTGCAGTACCTCTACCTCCAGGCCAACCTGATTGAGACTGTGACACCCAATGCCTTTTGGGAGTGCCCAAACTTAGAAAACATAGACCTCTCCATGAATCGCATCCAGGTGCTAGACGGGTCCACCTTCACCAGCCTGACTAAGCTGACCACGTGTGAGCTCTACACAAACCCCTTCAACTGCTCCTGTGAGCTGCTAGGGTTCGTCAAGTGGCTCTCGGTCTTCCCTAACAGGACAAATGAACGGATGGTGTGTGATTCCCCTGCAGGCGTTTCTGGTTACAGTCTCCTGAGCCAGAATCCAAACAATCCTACTCAGCGCAATGCACTGCATATGCTGTCCACTGTGTGTACGGAGGACTACGTGACTCCGTATATCCCTGTGCCTCCTGAGACCACAACTTACCCTCCAGATGCTACCCCCTGTGGACTGGAGGACTGTCCATCTGGTACTGATCCAGAGGAGATAAGCATTAGCCCAACCTACCCTGATGTGGATATGAAACCAGTCATGAAGCTCAAGCAAGTCTCCCACACAAATGCAGTCGTGACCATTCAGATCCCCCACCCATACAAGAAAATGTACATTCTTGTTTTGTATAACAACAGCTTCTTTACAGACATTCAGAATTTGAAAAAGCAGAAGGAGGACATTGAACTGAAAAACCTGAAACCCCACACTGATTATACATACTGCGTGGTTTCCATACGCAATTCTTTGCGTTTCAACCATACCTGTCTGACATTATCCACAAGTTCCAGAAATGGGAGAGCGAAAGAGGCTAGTAATGCCACCGCCACCCACTACATAATGACCATCCTGGGATGCCTTTTCAGCATGGTAATTGTTCTAGGAGTGGTCTACTATTGCTTACGAAAGAAGAGGCAGCAAGATGAAAAGCACAAAAAGGCAGGCAGCATGAAAAAGAATATAATAGAGCTCAAATATGGTGGCGAACTGGAGGGAGAGACTATATCGAGGATGTCTCAGAAGCAAATGATGGCTGGAGAGAGTATGTCTCGCATGCCATATTTGCCCTCTGGGAGTGAAATGGACCAGTACAAACTTCAGGACATAAGTGATACACCAAAAATGGCAAAGGGCAATTACATGGAGGTAAGAACAGGGGAACACCCAGACCGCAGAGAGTGTGAGATGGCCATGCCAAGCAATAGCCAAGGTTCTGTTGCCGAGATCTCCACAATCGCGAAAGAGGTGGACAAAGTCAACCAGATCATTAACAACTGTATAGATGCCCTGAAGTCAGAGTCAACCTCGTTCCAAGGAGTGAAATCTGGAGCTGTTTCAACAGCAGAGCCTCAGCTAGTTCTGATCTCAGAGCAACCCCAGAGCAAGTCTGGCTTCTTGTCCCCAGTCTACAAGGATAGCTACCACCACTCTTTACAAAGACACCACTCCTCAGACACCTCCCCAAAGCGACCCAGTACAGCCACTGGTGGTCCTATGCGGAGTCCGAGGCCTTATCGTTCTGAGGGGGCGTACAAGTCAGAGTCAAAGTACATAGAGAAGACTTCACCAACAGGTGAGACCATTATGACCATCACTCCAGCAGCTGCAATACTTAGAGCAGAAGCGGAGAAGATCCGGCAGTACAGTGAGCATCGGCACTCCTATCCTGATGCCCAAATCGAGGAGCTGGAGGGGCCAGAGAGCCACAAAACATCCATCCTGGAGCCCCTGACGCGGCCTCGGCCCAGAGACTTGGCTTACTCTCAACTCTCTCCCCAGTACCATAACCTCAGCTATTCCTCCAGCCCTGAATACTACTGTAAACCATCACATAGCATCTGGGAGCGCTTCAAGCTCCATCGCAAACGCCACAAAGACGAGGAATACATGGCAGCAGGCCATGCCCTGCGTAAAAAAGTGCAGTTTGCGAAAGATGAGGACCTGCATGACATTCTAGATTACTGGAAAGGTGTATCGGCCCAACATAAATCTTAA